A window of the Lactuca sativa cultivar Salinas chromosome 5, Lsat_Salinas_v11, whole genome shotgun sequence genome harbors these coding sequences:
- the LOC111878856 gene encoding fimbrin-5: MSTFEGVFVNDPWLQSQFTQVELRKLRTKFISARNQAGTVKIVDLPPVLAKLKPFNEVSSQDEVSRMLGDSYSDLAKDLDFEGFLRVYLNLQARASAKLGTSKTFRTTSSFVKSGATTLRHSISETEKASYVNHINNFLGEDKFLKDFLPIDTATNALFDLAKDGVLLCKLINIAVPGTIDERAINTKKVLNPWERNENHTLCLNSAKAIGCTVVNIGTQDLAEGRPHLLLGLISQIVKIQLLADVDFKKTPELAEMVEDSKEAEELMSLAPEKVLLKWMNYQLKKAGYKKEVTNFSSDLKDGEAYAHLLNVLAPEHGSTKTLETKDPTERAKLIIEQAEKLDCKRYVTSKDIVEGSTNLNLAFVAQIFHQRNGLKVDKAKTTNVLAEMMTDDETTSREERCFRMWINSLGVETHVNNVWEDIRDGWVLLEVLDKLAPGSVTWRLANKPPIKMPFRKVENCNQVVSIGKELNFSLVNVAGNDIVAGNKKLIIAFLWQLMRFSMLQLLKNLRTHGHGKEITDADILQWANKKVKDTGKSGHMDSFKDKRLSDGIFFLELLSAVEKRVVNWGLVTKGETEEDKKLNATYIISVARKLGCSIFLLPEDILEVNPKMILILTASIMYWSLLQKAKVNEDDRPPDEPTVATEEVEGNPAMDEAATDDGGAGTTDKEETVTEEGNS; encoded by the exons ATGTCTACATTCGAGGGTGTCTTTGTCAATGATCCATGGCTTCAGAGCCAATTCACACAAGTGGAGCTTCGTAAACTTAGAACCAAA TTTATTTCAGCAAGAAATCAAGCTGGCACAGTCAAAATAGTAGATTTACCGCCAGTTTTGGCAAAATTAAAGCCCTTCAATGAAGTATCAAGCCAAGATGAGGTCTCACGTATGCTAGGTGACTCTTATAGTGATTTGGCCAAAGATTTGGATTTtgagggcttccttcgg GTATATTTAAATTTACAAGCTCGAGCAAGTGCAAAATTGGGGACTTCAAAAACTTTCAGAACTACTTCATCTTTTGTCAAGTCGGGTGCAACCACCCTTCGCCATAGCATTAGTGAGACAGAAAAAGCTTCATATGTTAACCACATTAACAATTTTCTAGGAGAAGACAAGTTTTTAAAGGACTTTCTTCCTATAGACACTGCCACCAATGCTTTATTTGATCTAGCAAAAGATGGAGTTCTTTTATG TAAGCTGATTAATATAGCCGTCCCTGGTACAATAGATGAACGTGCCATTAACACTAAAAAAGTTCTTAATCCATGGGAAAGAAACGAAAATCACACTCTTTGCCTCAATTCTGCAAAGGCTATAGGCTGCACTGTTGTCAACATTGGCACACAGGATTTGGCTGAAGGAAGA CCTCACCTATTACTCGGGTTGATTTCTCAAATAGTTAAG ATACAACTTCTAGCCGATGTTGATTTCAAGAAAACTCCTGAGTTGGCCGAAATGGTTGAAGATAGTAAG GAAGCAGAAGAGCTCATGAGTTTGGCCCCCGAAAAAGTTCTGTTGAAATGGATGAATTACCAGTTAAAAAAAGCAGGCTACAAGAAAGAAGTTACAAACTTTTCGTCCGATCTAAAG GATGGAGAGGCGTACGCTCATTTACTCAATGTTCTTGCTCCCGAACACGGAAGCACTAAAACTTTGGAGACAAAAGATCCAACAGAAAGAGCAAAATTGATTATTGAGCAAGCTGAGAAACTTGATTGTAAAAGATATGTTACATCGAAGGATATCGTGGAAGGATCTACAAATTTAAATCTTGCATTTGTTGCCCAAATATTCCATCAAAG GAATGGGCTTAAAGTAGATAAAGCAAAGACTACGAATGTGCTTGCTGAAATGATGACGGATGATGAAACCACATCAAGGGAAGAAAGATGTTTCCGAATGTGGATAAACAGTCTTGGAGTTGAAACACATGTTAACAATGTGTGGGAGGATATAAGAGATGG ATGGGTTcttttggaagttcttgataaacTTGCACCAGGGTCTGTTACATGGAGGCTAGCAAACAAACCACCGATTAAAATGCCGTTTAGAAAAGTTGAAAATTGCAATCAAGTTGTAAGCATTGGAAAGGAATTAAATTTTTCTCTTGTGAATGTCGCTGGGAATGACATTGTTGCAGGAAACAAAAAGCTTATAATag CTTTCTTATGGCAGTTGATGAGATTTAGCATGCTTCAACTCTTGAAAAACTTAAGAACTCATGGACATGGAAAGGAAATAACGGATGCTGATATTTTACAATGGGCAAACAAGAAAGTGAAAGATACAGGCAAATCAGGACACATGGATAGCTTCAAG GATAAACGCCTATCAGATGGTATTTTCTTTCTTGAGCTTCTTAGTGCAGTGGAAAAGAGGGTGGTAAACTGGGGTCTTGTTACCAAGGGCGAGACCg AGGAGGATAAGAAGTTAAACGCAACGTATATAATTAGTGTTGCAAGAAAACTGGGGTGTTCTATCTTCTTATTGCCTGAAGATATTCTTGAG GTTAACCCGAAGATGATTTTGATCCTAACAGCAAGCATTATGTACTGGAGCTTATTACAGAAGGCTAAAGTTAATGAAGACGATAGACCACCAGATGAACCCACTGTTGCAACAGAAGAAGTAGAGGGAAATCCAGCCATGGATGAAGCTGCTACTGATGATGGTGGTGCTGGTACCACAGACAAAGAAGAAACGGTAACAGAAGAAGGGAATAGTTAG